A portion of the Carya illinoinensis cultivar Pawnee chromosome 11, C.illinoinensisPawnee_v1, whole genome shotgun sequence genome contains these proteins:
- the LOC122280471 gene encoding uncharacterized protein LOC122280471, which translates to MQGGSVVSLSPSFNSYSPGKLAEIAARVVEELRHEADSDTNIFPWATENPPISSRVISNAEPPQRQQEEDMSNNNGEDEDGYEDEDDDFEFAFVCREPDSSPISADEIFYNGQIRPIYPIFDQSLLVNDSRTSTDSSNTSKLRRLPLRKLMTEEREREEAREPASCSSSEADELDGIPAGSYCVWAPTKPPADVAPSSPSNCKKSNSTGSSKRWKFRDLLYRSNSDGKDTFVFLTQSKKTAVKKTDEASPESGKKGNALKEGDKRSLPYRKDLVGFFSNVNGLSRSLQPF; encoded by the coding sequence ATGCAGGGGGGTTCAGTGGTCTCGCTCTCTCCCAGCTTCAACAGTTACTCGCCCGGAAAACTCGCTGAGATCGCCGCCAGAGTCGTGGAGGAACTTCGCCATGAAGCCGACTCCGACACTAATATATTTCCCTGGGCTACAGAAAACCCACCTATTTCATCTCGAGTTATCTCAAACGCTGAACCTCCTCAACGACAACAAGAAGAAGACATGTCCAATAACAACGGCGAGGACGAGGATGGATACGAGGACGAAGACGACGATTTTGAGTTCGCGTTTGTTTGCAGAGAGCCAGATTCGTCTCCTATCTCAGCCGATGAGATTTTCTACAACGGCCAGATCAGACCCATCTACCCGATCTTCGACCAGAGCCTACTCGTTAACGATTCCCGTACAAGCACTGATTCTTCAAACACCTCGAAGCTTCGTCGTCTTCCTCTGAGAAAGCTCATGACAGAGGAGCGAGAACGAGAAGAAGCCCGCGAGCCAGCGTCTTGCTCATCCTCCGAAGCCGACGAGCTCGACGGAATCCCAGCCGGAAGCTACTGCGTGTGGGCCCCAACAAAACCACCAGCCGACGTTGCACCTTCTTCGCCCAGTAACTGCAAGAAGAGCAATTCGACCGGCTCTTCCAAGAGATGGAAGTTCCGGGACCTTCTTTACCGGAGTAACAGTGACGGGAAAGACACGTTCGTCTTCTTGACGCAGAGCAAGAAAACGGCTGTAAAGAAGACGGACGAGGCGTCGCCGGAAAGTGGGAAGAAGGGGAATGCATTGAAGGAAGGAGATAAGAGGTCCTTGCCGTACCGGAAGGACTTGGTAGGGTTCTTCTCTAACGTCAATGGACTGAGTAGGAGTTTGCAGCCTTTCTAA
- the LOC122282058 gene encoding 1-deoxy-D-xylulose 5-phosphate reductoisomerase, chloroplastic: MSLNLVSPAEIKATPFLGSGKSTYFPKLSAGFALKRKDCRAVYGRRVCCSAQPPPPAWPGRAVPELGRKTWDGPKPISIVGSTGSIGTQTLDIVAENPDKFRVVALAAGSNVTLLADQVKTFKPQLVAVRNESLVDELKEALSDIEQKPEIIPGEQGVIEVARHPDAVTVVTGIVGCAGLKPTVAAIEAGKDIALANKETLIAGGPFVLPLAQKHNIKILPADSEHSAIFQCIQGLSEGALRRIILTASGGAFRDWPVDKLKEVKVADALKHPNWNMGKKITVDSATLFNKGLEVIEAHYLFGADYDNVEIVIHPQSIIHSMVETQDSSVLAQLGWPDMRLPILYTMSWPDRIYCSEVTWPRLDLCKLGSLTFKAPDNVKYPSMDLAYAAGRAGGTMTGVLSAANEKAVEMFIDEKIGYLDIFKVVERTCEKHREELVVSPSLEEIIHYDLWARKYAASVLETSNLRPVPA, translated from the exons ATGTCTCTGAATTTGGTTTCTCCGGCTGAAATCAAGGCCACCCCCTTCTTGGGTTCCGGCAAGTCTACCTATTTCCCCAAGCTTTCAG ctGGGTTTGCTTTAAAGAGGAAGGATTGTAGAGCGGTATATGGGAGAAGAGTTTGTTGTTCTGCACAGCCACCTCCACCAGCATGGCCAGGACGAGCTGTTCCAGAGCTTGGTCGTAAGACTTGGGATGGTCCAAAGCCTATCTCCATTGTAGGATCAACTGGGTCGATCGGAACTCAG ACATTGGACATAGTGGCAGAGAATCCAGATAAATTCAGAGTTGTGGCACTTGCAGCTGGTTCAAATGTAACTCTTCTTGCTGATCAG GTAAAAACATTCAAACCTCAATTAGTTGCTGTAAGAAACGAGTCCCTAGTTGATGAACTCAAGGAGGCTTTGTCTGATATTGAACAAAAGCCTGAGATTATTCCTGGGGAGCAAGGAGTCATAGAG GTCGCCCGCCACCCAGATGCAGTCACTGTAGTTACAGGAATAGTAGGTTGTGCAGGACTAAAG CCAACAGTAGCTGCAATAGAAGCAGGGAAAGACATAGCTTTGGCCAATAAAGAGACTTTGATTGCTGGAGGTCCTTTTGTCCTTCCTCTAGCTCAGAAGCATAACATAAAAATTCTTCCTGCTGATTCAGAACATTCTGCCATATTTCAG TGTATTCAAGGCTTGTCCGAGGGTGCACTTCGGCGCATTATTTTGACAGCGTCTGGTGGGGCTTTCAG GGATTGGCCTGTCGATAAACTGAAAGAAGTTAAAGTTGCCGATGCCTTGAAGCATCCTAACTGGAATATGGGGAAAAAGATTACTGTAGACTCTGCTACCCTTTTCAATAAG GGCCTTGAAGTCATTGAAGCCCATTATCTGTTTGGAGCTGACTATGATAATGTTGAAATTGTGATTCATCCGCAATCTATTATACATTCAATGGTTGAAACACAG GACTCATCTGTTCTGGCACAATTGGGGTGGCCGGATATGCGCTTGCCCATCCTCTACACAATGTCGTGGCCAGACAGAATCTATTGTTCTGAAGTAACTTGGCCCCGCCTTGATCTTTGCAA GCTTGGTTCGCTAACATTTAAAGCCCCCGACAATGTAAAATACCCTTCTATGGATCTTGCATATGCTGCTGGACGTGCTGGTGGCACCATGACTGGGGTTCTTAGTGCTGCGAATGAGAAAGCTGTGGAGATGTTTATCGATGAAAA GATCGGCTATCTAGATATATTCAAGGTTGTGGAGCGAACATGCGAGAAGCATCGGGAGGAATTGGTGGTTTCACCTTCCCTTGAGGAAATTATACATTACGACTTGTGGGCAAGAAAATATGCTGCGAGTGTGCTTGAGACTTCCAATTTAAGACCTGTTCCTGCATGA